The following proteins come from a genomic window of Nicotiana tomentosiformis chromosome 12, ASM39032v3, whole genome shotgun sequence:
- the LOC104089461 gene encoding uncharacterized protein, with amino-acid sequence MAETPNCTVYVGNLDERVSDRVLYDILIQAGRIINLYIPRDKENYKPKGFAFAKYETEEIANYAVKLFSTSGLMELEGKMRKRVSDCQNAEDNGGGHLARAYLLLDMRDLGNLIDGAKKAKLGEGPSGTKYIRGDVF; translated from the exons ATGGCTGAGACCCCTAATTGCACTGTttatgttggaaatttggatgaGAGAGTAAGCGATCGTGTATTATATGACATTTTAATTCAAGCAGGGCGTATTATTAACTTGTACATTCCTCGTGATAAGGAAAATTATAAGCCTAAAGGTTTTGCCTTCGCTAAATATGAGACAGAGGAGATTGCAAATTATGCTGTGAAGCTTTTCTCTACTTCA ggtttgatggaacttgagggaaagatgaggaaaagggtctcggattgtcagaacgcaGAGGACAATGGAGGAGGACATCTGGCAAGGGCGTATCTGCTATTGGACATGCgtgacctggggaatctgattgacggggctaagaaggccaagcttggagaaggtccctctgggaccaaGTATATTAGGGGTGATGTTTTCTAG